From the genome of Hymenobacter sp. PAMC 26628, one region includes:
- a CDS encoding TonB-dependent receptor domain-containing protein has translation MPPRITPTRLLLASVLACLISFSYGQQGPARGPGPLPLGRAAGPLTGTVADGATGQPIPYASVAVLNAAGAPVSGGVCGRDGQFALPGMPPGTYTLRVSFLGYQDFVRPGVVVPAGGGPVALGALPLVAAAQKLGEVVVTARQPLVEERVDRTVYHAENDLTTRGGDATDVLKRVPLLSVDLDGNVSLRGSQNIKVLINNKPSTIMANSVADGLRQLPADQIKAVEVITSPSAKYDAEGSGGIINIVTKTNTLRGGQLGLDGSGGTRSGTLNLNGGYRTGRMGFALGGFGRAGYNTPGSFTNDQLTTNPTTGPQTRTTQAAATRQNQLFGRYTLGWDYDLDPRNSLAATLTYGTRNATNYQDALATATAALGSSGAPITSVRNVKATDESGTIDASLSYTHAYDVPQRELSALALLSRNNRTFAFNNDTFAASDAAQTGAAGNDNRSSNQELTAQVDYQTPTGQNQLLEVGAKEIQRTVRSDYRYYGQLANSQADNSFQYNQNVAAGYVAYTIGLPQGFTLKPGVRYEYTAIAADYGQGPVGKIPDYGVLVPSVNVLRKLTNGNVLKLAYNRRIQRPSLQFLNPNVQAANPLIQTQGNPLLGPEHTNNYELGYSTLLKQANLNFTTFVRNTTGSIQSVRTPLGDASYPGALRITYANVGQEDAYGGSAFASLDVGPKLSLNGGVDAYYAVLRNNVPDPRYAARNAGPVLSGRLYGSYALPRHWGLQVFGFYRGQQVQLQGYQSNFAVYSMSLKHDFAAKKGSLGFGAENFFSPSNTVRTEISGLLLAQSSRSVQHLTSFKIYFSYRIGQLTAEPRAHKSVQNNDLKLDENGGGSQGSGAAPAATRPTPAASPIPATPTAPGPPVAPAPADSTAPGTATPSSRPPAGALGKQP, from the coding sequence ATGCCCCCACGGATTACCCCCACCCGCTTGCTGCTGGCCTCGGTTTTGGCTTGCCTTATTTCCTTCAGCTACGGCCAGCAGGGCCCCGCGCGGGGCCCCGGCCCGCTCCCGCTCGGCCGCGCCGCCGGGCCCCTGACTGGCACCGTGGCCGACGGCGCAACGGGCCAGCCCATTCCCTACGCTTCGGTGGCGGTGCTGAACGCGGCCGGCGCGCCCGTGAGCGGCGGCGTGTGCGGCCGCGACGGGCAGTTTGCGCTGCCGGGCATGCCGCCGGGCACCTACACCCTGCGCGTCAGCTTCCTGGGCTACCAGGATTTCGTGCGGCCGGGCGTGGTGGTGCCGGCCGGCGGGGGCCCCGTGGCCCTGGGGGCCCTGCCGCTGGTGGCCGCGGCCCAAAAGCTGGGCGAAGTGGTGGTGACGGCCCGGCAGCCGCTGGTGGAAGAGCGGGTGGACCGCACGGTGTACCACGCCGAAAACGACCTGACCACCCGCGGCGGCGACGCCACCGATGTGCTCAAGCGCGTGCCGCTGCTCAGCGTGGACCTCGACGGCAACGTGAGCCTGCGCGGCAGCCAGAACATCAAAGTGCTCATCAACAACAAGCCCTCGACCATCATGGCCAACAGCGTGGCCGACGGGTTGCGGCAGCTGCCGGCCGACCAGATCAAGGCGGTGGAAGTCATCACGTCGCCCTCGGCCAAATACGACGCTGAAGGCTCGGGCGGCATCATCAACATCGTCACCAAAACGAACACCCTGCGCGGGGGCCAGTTGGGCCTGGACGGCAGCGGCGGCACCCGCTCGGGCACCCTGAACCTGAACGGCGGCTACCGCACCGGCCGCATGGGTTTCGCCCTCGGCGGCTTCGGGCGCGCGGGCTACAACACGCCCGGCAGCTTCACCAACGACCAGCTGACCACCAACCCCACCACGGGCCCCCAAACCCGCACCACGCAGGCTGCCGCCACGCGTCAGAACCAGCTATTTGGCCGCTACACGCTGGGCTGGGACTACGACCTCGACCCGCGCAACTCGCTGGCGGCCACGCTCACCTACGGCACCCGCAACGCCACCAACTACCAGGACGCGCTGGCCACGGCGACCGCCGCGCTGGGCTCGTCGGGGGCCCCTATTACCTCGGTGCGCAACGTGAAAGCCACCGACGAATCGGGCACCATCGACGCCAGCCTGAGCTACACCCACGCCTACGATGTGCCGCAGCGCGAGTTGAGCGCCCTGGCCCTGCTGAGCCGCAACAACCGCACCTTCGCCTTCAACAACGACACCTTTGCGGCCAGCGACGCGGCCCAAACCGGTGCCGCGGGCAACGACAACCGCAGCTCGAACCAGGAGCTGACGGCTCAGGTGGACTACCAAACCCCCACCGGCCAAAACCAGCTGCTGGAAGTGGGCGCGAAGGAAATCCAGCGCACCGTGCGGAGCGACTACCGCTACTACGGCCAATTGGCTAATTCCCAGGCCGACAACTCCTTTCAGTACAACCAAAACGTGGCCGCCGGCTACGTGGCCTACACCATCGGCCTGCCCCAGGGCTTCACCCTGAAACCCGGTGTGCGCTACGAGTACACCGCCATCGCGGCCGACTACGGCCAGGGCCCCGTGGGCAAAATTCCCGACTACGGCGTGCTGGTGCCCAGCGTAAACGTACTGCGCAAGCTCACCAACGGCAACGTGCTGAAGCTGGCCTACAACCGCCGCATCCAGCGCCCCTCGCTGCAATTCCTGAACCCGAACGTGCAAGCGGCCAACCCGCTGATCCAAACCCAAGGCAACCCCCTGTTGGGCCCCGAGCACACCAACAATTACGAGCTGGGCTACAGCACGTTGCTCAAGCAGGCCAACCTGAATTTCACCACCTTCGTGCGCAACACCACCGGCTCCATCCAGTCGGTGCGTACGCCGCTCGGCGACGCCAGCTACCCCGGGGCCCTACGCATCACCTACGCCAACGTGGGCCAGGAAGACGCCTACGGCGGTAGCGCGTTTGCCAGCCTCGACGTGGGCCCCAAGCTCAGCCTCAACGGCGGCGTGGACGCCTACTACGCCGTGCTGCGCAACAACGTGCCCGACCCCCGCTACGCCGCCCGCAACGCCGGCCCCGTGCTGAGCGGCCGCCTCTACGGCAGCTACGCTTTGCCCCGGCACTGGGGCTTGCAGGTATTTGGCTTTTACCGGGGCCAGCAGGTGCAGCTGCAAGGCTACCAAAGCAACTTTGCCGTGTACAGCATGAGCTTGAAGCACGACTTCGCCGCCAAAAAAGGCAGCCTGGGTTTCGGGGCCGAAAATTTCTTCTCGCCCAGCAATACCGTTCGCACCGAAATCAGCGGCCTGCTCCTCGCCCAAAGCAGCCGCAGCGTACAGCACCTCACCAGCTTCAAAATCTACTTCAGCTACCGCATCGGCCAACTAACCGCGGAGCCCCGCGCCCACAAGAGCGTGCAAAACAACGACCTGAAGCTGGACGAAAACGGCGGCGGCAGCCAGGGCAGCGGCGCCGCGCCGGCTGCCACCCGGCCTACCCCGGCCGCCAGCCCCATCCCAGCTACGCCCACCGCCCCGGGGCCCCCGGTGGCCCCCGCACCGGCAGATTCGACCGCGCCGGGCACTGCTACGCCGAGCAGCCGCCCACCGGCGGGGGCCCTAGGCAAGCAGCCGTAG
- a CDS encoding TonB-dependent receptor domain-containing protein, with product MKHLFAVVYRLLPLLFFIVLGQRAAAQAPGSGSVTGTVLDSLTRQPVPFASVVLLLPAPSEKAAAGQSADEQGRFALTKVKAGSYRLRISFVGYGVRTQAVTVADGPLALGPIRLPATAQRLGEAVVVTQKPLMEVKPDRLVYNAEQDVTNAGGTAQDVLRKAPLLAIDGDDNVTMRGNSNFKVLINNKPSPTLAANLKEALKSIPASQIKSVEVITTPPAKYDGEGTAGIINIVLKKGAQQGLNGTVAANGGTRGSNGNGSLNFRQGKFNFTSSLNGGLNYNNHNASNSEQVTYRSTRNDTLRQDGTGSSHGYYGSGSVGLDYDPAEHHSLSLNGSFFSYGGTNQSGNLNRYTTPLPGFGALFLRDSRSTYGGGNAEVTGTYTRTYKQERREWSSILQYAYNGNRNGYEFNQFNNTDRPLDVGLASYRERSTTRLPGHEYTLQSDYTLPLGEKKTLEFGVKGILRLTGSQAQVDTLFPAQAADFATSRFRGTSFDYRQDVEGAYATYSFDATEKLHLGLGGRVERTGLWAEFANTNTGIPYRSYVTPLPNANLSYALSKTSSLRLAYSRRISRPYIYYLNPYVNRSNPISYSYGNPNLDPELTHSVELSYNNFVKTTSFNVALSVLRTGNSIEQVSFASTQPLLPVPDEIVPAPNLVLTTSANVASNTAFQLNGYASAKPTEKWSLSVGGNVEYLLLRSTALDLSRSGFAGNYNVNTSYKATKTLTLQGNLYHSLARPTLQGRNSGFIYYGLGLRQTLLKGRADLSFNAQYPFTAQRTFEYATATPAFAQNSRYTNQQRQFRVGFTYRFGQQQASRQRKSIRNDDIKGGGGGQGSGS from the coding sequence ATGAAGCATCTTTTCGCTGTGGTTTACCGGCTGCTGCCGCTGCTATTTTTTATAGTGCTCGGCCAGCGGGCGGCGGCGCAGGCCCCGGGCAGCGGCTCGGTTACGGGCACGGTGCTCGACTCGCTCACGCGGCAGCCGGTGCCGTTTGCCTCGGTGGTACTGCTGCTGCCGGCCCCGTCGGAGAAAGCCGCGGCGGGGCAATCGGCCGATGAGCAAGGCCGCTTTGCGCTGACCAAAGTGAAGGCGGGCAGCTACCGGCTGCGCATCAGCTTCGTGGGCTACGGCGTGCGCACCCAGGCCGTGACGGTGGCGGACGGGCCCCTGGCGCTGGGGCCCATCCGGCTGCCGGCCACGGCCCAGCGGCTGGGCGAGGCGGTGGTGGTGACCCAAAAGCCGCTCATGGAAGTGAAGCCCGACCGCCTGGTGTACAACGCCGAGCAGGACGTGACCAACGCCGGCGGCACCGCCCAGGACGTGCTGCGCAAGGCCCCGCTGCTGGCCATCGACGGCGACGACAACGTGACGATGCGCGGCAACAGCAACTTTAAGGTACTGATTAACAACAAGCCTTCGCCCACGCTGGCCGCCAACCTGAAGGAAGCCCTCAAGAGCATTCCGGCCAGCCAGATCAAATCGGTGGAGGTAATTACCACACCGCCGGCCAAGTACGACGGCGAAGGCACGGCCGGCATCATCAACATCGTGCTGAAAAAGGGGGCCCAGCAGGGCCTCAACGGCACCGTGGCGGCCAACGGCGGCACCCGGGGCAGCAACGGCAACGGCTCGCTCAACTTCCGCCAGGGCAAGTTCAACTTCACCTCCTCGCTCAACGGCGGGCTGAACTACAACAACCACAACGCATCGAATAGCGAGCAGGTAACCTACCGCAGCACCCGCAACGACACACTGCGCCAAGACGGCACTGGCAGCAGCCACGGCTACTACGGCTCGGGCTCGGTGGGCCTCGACTACGACCCGGCCGAGCACCACAGCTTGTCACTCAACGGCTCGTTTTTCAGTTACGGCGGCACCAACCAGTCGGGCAACCTGAACCGCTACACCACGCCGCTGCCGGGCTTCGGGGCCCTATTTTTGCGCGACTCCCGCTCGACCTACGGCGGCGGCAACGCGGAGGTAACCGGCACCTACACCCGCACCTACAAACAAGAGCGGCGCGAGTGGAGCAGCATCTTGCAGTACGCCTACAACGGCAACCGCAACGGCTACGAGTTCAACCAATTCAACAACACCGACCGGCCGCTCGACGTGGGCCTGGCCAGCTACCGCGAACGCAGCACCACGCGCCTACCGGGCCACGAATACACGCTGCAAAGCGACTACACCCTGCCCCTCGGCGAGAAGAAAACCCTGGAATTTGGCGTCAAAGGCATTTTGCGCCTCACCGGCTCGCAGGCGCAGGTCGATACGCTGTTTCCGGCGCAGGCCGCCGACTTTGCCACTTCCCGGTTCCGCGGCACTTCGTTCGACTACCGGCAGGACGTGGAGGGCGCGTACGCCACCTACAGCTTCGACGCCACGGAGAAGCTGCACCTGGGCCTGGGCGGGCGCGTGGAGCGCACGGGCCTTTGGGCCGAGTTTGCCAACACCAACACCGGCATCCCGTACCGCAGCTACGTCACGCCGCTGCCCAACGCCAACTTGAGCTACGCGCTGAGCAAAACCAGCAGCCTGCGCCTGGCCTACAGCCGCCGCATCAGCCGGCCCTACATCTACTACCTGAACCCCTACGTCAACCGCAGCAACCCCATCAGCTACTCCTACGGCAACCCCAACCTCGACCCGGAGCTGACGCATTCGGTGGAGCTGAGCTATAATAACTTCGTCAAAACAACTTCCTTCAACGTGGCGCTGTCGGTGCTGCGCACCGGCAACTCGATTGAGCAAGTGAGCTTTGCCAGCACCCAGCCGCTGCTGCCCGTGCCGGACGAGATTGTGCCCGCCCCCAACCTGGTGCTGACCACCAGCGCCAACGTGGCCAGCAATACTGCCTTCCAGCTCAACGGCTACGCCTCGGCCAAGCCCACCGAAAAATGGAGCCTCAGCGTGGGCGGCAACGTGGAGTACTTGCTGCTGCGCAGCACGGCGCTGGATTTGTCGCGGAGCGGCTTCGCCGGCAACTACAACGTGAACACCTCTTATAAGGCGACCAAGACGCTGACGCTGCAAGGCAACCTGTACCACAGCCTGGCCCGGCCCACGCTGCAAGGGCGCAACAGCGGCTTCATCTACTACGGCCTGGGCCTGCGCCAAACGCTGCTCAAGGGCCGGGCCGATTTGTCGTTCAACGCCCAGTACCCTTTCACGGCGCAACGCACCTTCGAGTACGCGACGGCCACGCCCGCCTTCGCGCAGAACAGCCGCTACACCAACCAGCAGCGGCAGTTTCGGGTGGGCTTCACCTACCGCTTTGGGCAGCAGCAGGCCTCGCGCCAGCGCAAAAGCATCCGCAACGACGACATCAAGGGCGGCGGGGGTGGCCAGGGCAGTGGCAGCTAA
- a CDS encoding bifunctional alpha,alpha-trehalose-phosphate synthase (UDP-forming)/trehalose-phosphatase, with protein MPRTIIVSNRLPTKVQRTDNGLTFQPSEGGLATGLGSIYRKDGNVWVGWPGLFLEDATEEQYITEALQGDSMAPVFLTEAEIQDYYEGFSNSTLWPTFHYFPQLATYEPAHWAAYVAVNEKFCQAVLAQAGPEDTIWVHDYQLLLLPAMLRVARPEATIGFFLHIPFPSYELLRVLPWRTELLQGLLGADLIGFHTFGYMRHFLSAVSHLLGYPTTNGLIETPTRTVLVDAFPMGIDYERFVEAAASDEAIQHEAVYRQALGTSRVVLSIDRLDYTKGIAQRLLAFELLLLRYPEWVGQVSLIMVVVPSRDQVPQYAALKQEIDELVGRINSQYRTIGWNPIHYFYRSFPLEELASLYRLAEVALVTPVRDGMNLVAKEYIASKADGHGVLILSERAGAARELSDALLINPTDLVGHAEALHQALVMPAEEQAQRLDAMRALVKRYNVFSWTRLFMNQLTYSKIKQHTLATDFLSPAAIGRLVADYRAAPRRLLLLDYDGTLTGFHPNPQRAEPDHELRLLLGALAANPQNRVVVISGRDRGTLQQWLGDLPLDFIAEHGVWLRPAGQEWELFQALRNDWMREMRPVLDLYVARTAGSFVEVKDYSLVWHYRRADADLGAVRARELLTHLTFMTSNTDLQVMEGNKVIEIKNAGIHKGAAASRWLAQYPADFVLALGDDRTDEDTFRALPAAAYTIRVGTGARSLARFHLPGVPAVRDLLRKLL; from the coding sequence ATGCCAAGAACCATTATTGTCTCCAACCGCCTCCCCACCAAAGTACAACGCACCGACAACGGCCTTACCTTTCAGCCCAGCGAGGGCGGCCTGGCCACCGGCCTGGGCTCCATCTACCGCAAGGACGGCAACGTGTGGGTGGGCTGGCCGGGCTTGTTTCTGGAAGACGCCACCGAGGAGCAGTACATCACCGAGGCCCTGCAGGGCGACAGCATGGCCCCGGTGTTCCTCACAGAGGCCGAAATCCAGGATTATTACGAGGGCTTCAGCAACTCCACGCTCTGGCCCACTTTCCACTACTTCCCGCAGCTGGCCACCTACGAGCCCGCCCACTGGGCTGCCTACGTGGCCGTGAACGAGAAATTTTGCCAGGCCGTGCTGGCCCAGGCGGGCCCCGAAGACACGATTTGGGTACATGACTACCAGCTGCTGCTGCTGCCGGCTATGCTGCGCGTGGCCCGGCCCGAGGCCACCATTGGCTTTTTCCTGCACATCCCGTTTCCATCGTACGAACTGCTGCGGGTGCTGCCCTGGCGCACCGAGCTGCTGCAAGGCCTGCTGGGGGCCGACCTCATCGGCTTCCACACCTTCGGCTACATGCGGCACTTCCTCAGCGCCGTATCGCACTTGCTGGGTTACCCCACCACCAACGGGCTCATTGAGACGCCCACCCGCACGGTGCTCGTCGACGCCTTCCCGATGGGCATTGACTACGAGCGGTTTGTGGAGGCCGCCGCTTCCGACGAAGCCATCCAGCACGAAGCCGTGTACCGCCAGGCCTTGGGCACGAGCCGCGTGGTACTTTCCATCGACCGGCTCGACTACACCAAGGGCATTGCCCAGCGCCTGCTGGCCTTCGAGCTGCTGCTGCTGCGCTACCCCGAGTGGGTGGGCCAGGTGAGCCTGATCATGGTGGTGGTGCCCTCGCGCGACCAGGTGCCGCAATATGCTGCGCTGAAACAAGAGATTGACGAGCTGGTGGGCCGCATCAACTCCCAGTACCGCACCATCGGCTGGAACCCGATCCACTACTTCTACCGCTCGTTTCCGCTCGAAGAGCTGGCCTCCCTCTACCGCCTGGCCGAGGTGGCCTTGGTGACGCCCGTGCGCGACGGCATGAACCTGGTGGCCAAGGAGTACATCGCCAGCAAGGCCGACGGCCACGGCGTGCTCATCCTCAGCGAGCGGGCCGGCGCGGCGCGCGAACTCTCCGATGCCCTGCTCATCAACCCCACCGACCTCGTGGGCCACGCCGAGGCCCTGCACCAGGCCTTGGTGATGCCCGCCGAAGAGCAGGCCCAGCGCCTCGACGCCATGCGGGCCCTGGTGAAGCGCTACAACGTGTTTTCGTGGACGCGCCTGTTCATGAACCAGCTCACCTACAGCAAGATCAAGCAGCACACGCTGGCCACCGACTTCCTCAGCCCCGCCGCCATCGGCCGGCTGGTGGCCGACTACCGCGCCGCGCCCCGGCGCCTGTTGCTGCTCGACTACGACGGCACGCTGACCGGCTTCCACCCCAACCCCCAGCGCGCCGAGCCCGACCACGAGCTGCGCCTGCTGCTGGGGGCCCTGGCCGCCAACCCCCAGAACCGGGTGGTCGTCATCAGCGGGCGCGACCGGGGCACGCTGCAACAGTGGCTCGGCGACCTACCCCTCGATTTCATTGCCGAGCACGGCGTGTGGCTGCGCCCGGCCGGCCAGGAGTGGGAGCTGTTCCAGGCCCTGCGCAACGACTGGATGCGCGAAATGCGCCCGGTGCTCGACCTGTACGTGGCCCGCACCGCCGGCTCGTTTGTGGAGGTGAAGGACTACTCGCTGGTCTGGCACTACCGCCGCGCCGACGCCGACCTGGGGGCCGTGCGCGCCCGCGAGCTGCTCACCCACCTCACCTTTATGACGTCGAACACCGACTTGCAGGTGATGGAGGGCAATAAGGTCATCGAAATTAAGAACGCCGGCATCCACAAAGGCGCCGCTGCCAGCCGCTGGCTGGCCCAGTACCCGGCCGATTTTGTGCTGGCCCTTGGCGACGACCGCACCGACGAGGACACCTTCCGGGCCCTGCCCGCCGCGGCCTACACCATCCGGGTGGGCACCGGGGCCCGCTCGCTGGCCCGCTTCCACCTGCCGGGCGTACCGGCCGTGCGCGACTTGCTGCGCAAGCTGCTTTAA
- the uvrA gene encoding excinuclease ABC subunit UvrA translates to MADAFQKTTNEPLAGFVTVRGAREHNLQNVDVDIPRDALVVFTGVSGSGKSSLAFGTLYAEAQRRYLESVSPYARRLFHQMAVPEVDRIDGLPPAVALQQQRGAPSTRSSVGSVTTLANLLRMLYSRAGDYPQGQGIVYAEGFSPNTPEGACPTCHGLGRVYEVTEQTMVPDPTLTIRERAIAAWPQAWGGQNQRDILVTLGYDVDTPWQELPQKDRDWILFTDQQPVVPVYPGYSPEQTQRALKRKEPPNYMGTFTGVKRHVLHTFATTQSALMKKRVAQYMRSQECPTCHGKRLRREALAVTFAGLDIADFSRLPLKRLAEVLGPYADSKVLSKKAEAAAPEKAIVTQRIAADLVARLAVLLDLGLGYLSLERGTPTLSPGELQRLRLATQLYSNLFGVVYVLDEPSAGLHPADTEALLTALAGLKKAGNSLFVVEHNLDVVRQADWLVDVGPQAGALGGRILYSGPPAGLAAVAESQTRRYLFDAAKPALPAPRPAVGWLQLRGVTRHNLNNLDVDIPLGVFTAVTGVSGSGKSSLVSQVLVELVAAQLGQALPAEDEEGDPLERTASEATGGHLASGLAGIRRLVQVDQRPIGRTPRSNLATYTGLFDPVRQLFASTPAARQRRYDAGRFSFNVAKGRCENCQGEGFVMVELLFLPSVYAPCPVCHGARYNEKTLEIKYQDKSIADLLALTVDDAWAFFAAEPAVRRPLAVLRDVGLGYLRLGQPATELSGGEAQRVKLATELQRPARGHTLYVLDEPTTGLHPSDVERLLLQLNALVEDGNTVVVVEHEMRVVAAADWLIDIGPGAGDEGGHVVIAASPAEVAGAPASRIAPYLRRFLAG, encoded by the coding sequence ATGGCCGACGCTTTCCAAAAAACTACTAATGAGCCGCTTGCCGGCTTCGTGACCGTGCGCGGCGCCCGCGAGCACAACCTGCAAAACGTGGACGTGGACATCCCGCGCGACGCGCTGGTGGTGTTCACCGGCGTGTCGGGGTCGGGTAAATCGAGCCTGGCGTTTGGCACGCTCTACGCCGAGGCCCAGCGGCGGTACCTGGAGTCGGTGTCGCCCTACGCGCGGCGCCTGTTCCACCAGATGGCGGTGCCCGAGGTGGACCGCATCGATGGGCTGCCGCCGGCCGTGGCCTTGCAGCAGCAGCGCGGGGCCCCCAGCACCCGCTCGTCGGTGGGCTCGGTCACGACGCTCGCCAACCTGCTGCGGATGCTGTACTCGCGGGCTGGCGATTACCCTCAGGGCCAGGGTATTGTGTACGCCGAGGGATTTTCGCCCAATACGCCCGAGGGCGCTTGCCCCACCTGCCACGGCCTGGGCCGCGTGTACGAAGTGACGGAGCAGACGATGGTGCCCGACCCCACGCTCACCATCCGCGAGCGGGCCATTGCGGCCTGGCCCCAGGCCTGGGGCGGCCAAAACCAGCGCGATATTCTGGTGACCTTGGGCTACGACGTGGACACGCCCTGGCAGGAGCTGCCCCAAAAAGACCGCGACTGGATCCTATTCACCGACCAGCAGCCGGTGGTGCCCGTGTACCCCGGCTACTCGCCCGAGCAGACGCAGCGGGCCCTGAAACGCAAGGAGCCGCCCAACTACATGGGCACCTTCACGGGCGTGAAGCGGCACGTGCTGCACACCTTCGCCACCACCCAAAGCGCCCTGATGAAGAAGCGCGTGGCCCAGTACATGCGCAGCCAGGAGTGCCCCACCTGCCACGGCAAGCGTCTGCGCCGGGAAGCCCTGGCCGTGACCTTCGCCGGGCTCGACATCGCCGATTTCTCGCGCCTGCCCCTCAAGCGCCTGGCCGAGGTGCTGGGGCCCTACGCCGACAGTAAAGTGCTGAGCAAAAAGGCCGAAGCCGCCGCGCCGGAGAAGGCCATCGTCACCCAGCGCATCGCTGCCGACCTGGTGGCCCGCCTGGCCGTGCTGCTCGATTTGGGCCTGGGCTACCTGTCGCTGGAGCGCGGCACGCCCACGCTTTCGCCCGGCGAGCTGCAACGGCTGCGGCTGGCTACGCAGCTGTATTCCAACCTGTTCGGGGTGGTGTACGTGCTCGACGAGCCTTCCGCCGGCCTGCACCCGGCCGATACCGAGGCCCTGCTCACGGCCCTGGCCGGCCTGAAAAAAGCGGGCAACTCACTGTTCGTGGTCGAGCACAACCTCGACGTGGTGCGCCAGGCCGACTGGCTCGTGGACGTGGGGCCCCAGGCCGGGGCCCTGGGCGGGCGCATCCTCTACAGCGGCCCGCCCGCTGGCCTGGCCGCCGTGGCCGAATCGCAAACCCGCCGCTACCTGTTCGACGCCGCCAAGCCCGCGCTGCCCGCCCCGCGCCCCGCCGTCGGCTGGCTGCAACTGCGCGGTGTCACGCGCCATAACCTTAACAACCTGGACGTTGATATTCCGCTGGGCGTGTTCACGGCCGTCACGGGCGTGTCGGGCTCGGGCAAGTCGAGCCTCGTGAGCCAGGTGCTGGTGGAGCTGGTGGCCGCCCAGCTCGGCCAGGCCCTGCCCGCCGAAGACGAGGAAGGCGACCCCCTGGAGCGCACCGCGTCCGAGGCCACCGGCGGCCACCTGGCCAGCGGCCTGGCCGGCATCCGCCGGCTGGTGCAGGTCGACCAACGCCCCATCGGCCGCACGCCGCGCTCGAATCTGGCCACCTACACGGGCTTGTTCGACCCGGTGCGGCAGCTGTTTGCCAGCACCCCGGCGGCCCGGCAGCGGCGCTACGACGCCGGCCGGTTCTCGTTTAACGTGGCCAAGGGGCGCTGCGAAAACTGCCAGGGCGAAGGCTTCGTGATGGTGGAGCTGCTGTTTCTGCCCAGCGTGTACGCGCCCTGCCCGGTGTGCCACGGGGCCCGCTACAACGAAAAAACCCTGGAAATCAAGTACCAGGATAAGAGCATCGCCGACTTGCTGGCCCTGACCGTGGACGACGCCTGGGCCTTCTTCGCCGCCGAGCCCGCCGTGCGCCGGCCCCTCGCCGTGTTGCGCGACGTGGGCCTGGGCTACCTGCGCCTGGGCCAGCCCGCCACCGAGCTAAGCGGCGGCGAGGCCCAGCGCGTCAAGCTCGCCACCGAGCTGCAGCGCCCCGCCCGCGGCCACACCCTCTACGTGCTCGACGAGCCCACCACCGGCCTGCACCCGTCCGATGTGGAGCGCCTGCTCCTCCAACTGAATGCCCTGGTCGAAGACGGCAACACGGTCGTAGTAGTCGAGCACGAAATGCGGGTGGTGGCCGCCGCCGACTGGCTCATCGACATCGGCCCCGGGGCCGGCGACGAGGGCGGCCACGTGGTCATTGCCGCGTCCCCGGCCGAGGTGGCGGGGGCCCCGGCGAGCCGGATTGCGCCGTACCTGCGGCGGTTCCTGGCGGGGTAA